Below is a window of Salvelinus sp. IW2-2015 unplaced genomic scaffold, ASM291031v2 Un_scaffold9656, whole genome shotgun sequence DNA.
TCCGTTTGGAATGTAATCTGAGCAGTAATAGAGGTTTAACAGACAGGCTGTACTGAGAGTCAGGTGGCCTGGGATCAGACCAAGACACTGTGGATGGACATCTCTCTCCTGACgcatcagtacacacacacagggtgaagGCATCTGCAGTGACAACATCTTCTGCTCTCAGCCTCCTACGCcacactcactcactgtctctctcacacacacacacctgatctcagCCCCTCACCACCCACAGTTTGGCAGGAAGTCTGCATGACTCAACATTTATGACTAGCAGCCAATCGCAGGCCAGGAGAGAGGGGCACTGGCCAGTGGGAACTCAGAATCCGACAGGCATCCGTCACCTGCATCTGCGTAAGCAGGACGCCACACTTCCACAGGCAGCTTTCTGATTCGACGTCTCGCTCACAGGCAGTCTGCTGATTTGACTGCTGGTTTGAGTGATGCGCCTGGACGAAGCAACTTTTAACTAAGACAAGAATTGGCTAAAGGACAACTGCAAGTCTGAATTTCTAGTCTGAAAACACTGCTAGCTCCTACCACTTCGTTAGACTTGAGGATTTGTGTTACCTACCCCAAGCTGATTGGTTTTATCTTAGCGGGCGAACACGTCCTGTGGTATGCAGAAGGGATAAGGTGAATGGTTGTCAACTCAGTTGTTCAGTTCAATGTGGTTCACTGAGTGTGCCAGGGGCAAATCTGACATTGAacactattacctatatagtgcactatttcaaatggcaccctattccgaacatagggctatggtcaaaagtagagcactataggctcccgagtggcgcagcggtctaagtgctggaggcgtcactacagaccctggttcgattccaggctgtgtcacaaccggccgtgattgggagtcccatagggcggctcaaaattggcccagcgttgtccgtgttagggtttggcccggggtaggccgtcattgtaaataagaatctgttcttaactgacttgccgagttaaataaagcttaaataaaaataaataaataggccctGTTCAAAAAGTAATGTACTAAATATGGActaaggtgccattttggacgaaaCCCATGTGACTGGCTATCACCACATTGGCGTATTCCAACTCTTACCTCACTTCCTCTTCTTTGAGCCTGCGTGCTGCCTGCTTWGACTGTTTAATCTGCAAGTCCAGTCTGTGCAGGAAGTCTTGAGCCGACAGCTCTTCTGGCTGGGGCCGTTTATAACTACTACTGTCCTTATCCCCAGGGCCAGGGGCCGGAGGCGGCGAGGGGTCCTCCTCAGTGTCCCTGTCCTGCCCCACAGACAGGGGGTGGAAGTCCTGGTGCTGGGGATCTCCGTCGGGGGACTCTAGAGACAGGCCGTTGAAGGGAGAGTTCTCTGAGACCACAGGGATGTTGAGGGTGTTACGCAGGAAGATACAGTCGTTACTGAACAGCTTGTTAGTCCTCTTGATCTGCTCCATCTGGAATCATATATGTGACATAACGATTATAACACATTAATAACATGGtataacaaaacaataacagtATTAATAACAGGTTAACAAAGCAATAACATCAGTATTAATAACTGCAGTCACAAAGCAGTCATAACATAAATAGAAATACTAACAAGATTGTAATAACAAGGCAGTAACAACAGTATCAATACTGATAGAAATGTAGGTAGTAACACATGTTGTTATTGAGTGAGAGATGAGCAATGTACTCTGTCAGGAAGTACATTGTCTGTCAGGAAGACAGACACTCCTAGAAGCCCCTAGGGCAGGGATGGGCTACTCCAGTCCTGGAGGGACAGTGTGTGCAAGCYTTTGTTTCACCACAARACTAACACACCAGATTAAAGGAAAACCAGCACACTGTGCTCCTTCAGGACTGGAGTAGTCCACAATGGTCATCAGTGACAGTGAGCTACAGAGATGGGAATGATGACTGCCAAACACTGCACGTGGCTGAAGTTGCTCACACAAGACCACTCCTCTATGAGACTCTCCCAAACCACCATCCACTCCCTCTATGAGAGGACTCTCCCAACCACCATCCACTCCTCTCTTATGAGAGACTCTCCAAACCACCATCCACTCCTCTATGAGAGACTTCCCAAACACCATCCACTCCTCTATGAGAGACTCTCCCAAACCACCATCCACTCCTCTATGAGAGACTCTCCCAAACCACCATCCACTCCTCTCATGAGAGACTCTCCCAAACCACCATCCACTCCTCTATGAGAGACTCTCCCAAACCACCATCCACTCCTCTATGAGAGACTCTCCAAACCACCATCCACTCCCTCTATGAGAGACTCTCCCAAACCACCATCCACTCCTCTCTATGAGAGGACTCTcccaaacacacatccacaccctCTCTATGAGAGACTCTCCCAAACCACCATCCACTCCTCTATGAGAGACTCTCCCAAACCACCATCCACTCCTCTATGAGAGACTCTCCCAAACACCATCCACTCCTCTATAGAGGACTCTCCCAAACCACCATCCACTCCTCCTATGAGAGACTCTCTCCAAACCACCATCCACTCCTCTCTATGAGAGACTCTCCCAAACCACCATCCACTCCTCTATGAGAGACTCTCCCCAAACCACCATCCACTCCTCTCTATGAGAGACTCTCCCAAACCACCATCCACTCCTCTCTATGAGAGACTCTCCCAAACCACCATCCACTCCTCTATGAGAGACTCTCCCAAACCACCATCCACTCCTCTCTATGAGAGACTCTCCAAACCACATCCACTCCTCTATGAGAGACTCTCCCAAACCACCATCCACTCCTCTCTATTGAGAGACTCTCCCAAACCACCATCCACTCCTCTCTATGAGAGACTCTCCCAAACCACCATCCACTCCTCTATGAGAGACTCTCCCAAACCACCATCCACTCCTCTCTATGAGAGACTCTCTCCAAAAACCACCATCCACTCCTCTATGAGAGACTCTCCAAACCACCATCACTCCTCTCTATGAGAGACTCCCCAAACCACATCCACTCCTCTCTATGAGAGACTCTCCCAAACCACCATCCACTCCTCTATGAGAGACTCTCCCAAACCACCATCCACTCCTCTATGAGAGACTCCCAAACCACCATCCACTCCTCTATGAGAGACTCTCCCAAAACCACCATCCACTCTCTATGAGAGACTCTCCCAAACCACCATCCACTCCTCTCTATGAGAGACCTTCCCAAACCACCATCCACTCCTCTATGAGATCTCCCAAACCACCATCCACTCCTCTATGAGAGACTCTCCCAAACCACCATCCACTCCTCTATGAGAGACTCTCCCAAACACCATCCACTCCTCTATGAGACTCTCCAAACCACCATCCACTCCTCTATGAGAGACTCTCCCAAACCACCATCCACCCTCTCTATGAGAGACTCTCCTAACCACCATCCACTCCTCTATGAGAGACTCTCCCAAACCACCATCCCACTCCTCTATGAGAGACTCTCCCAAACCACCATCCACTCCTCTCTATGAGAGA
It encodes the following:
- the lysmd2 gene encoding lysM and putative peptidoglycan-binding domain-containing protein 2, with the protein product MEQIKRTNKLFSNDCIFLRNTLNIPVVSENSPFNGLSLESPDGDPQHQDFHPLSVGQDRDTEEDPSPPPAPGPGDKDSSSYKRPQPEELSAQDFLHRLDLQIKQSKQAARRLKEEEVR